Part of the Quercus lobata isolate SW786 chromosome 6, ValleyOak3.0 Primary Assembly, whole genome shotgun sequence genome, TATATGTGATAGTTTGGTCGAAAGCTCCTGCACTTGCTTTGGTGTATGTTATCTTGCAAATTCAAGCTCTTGCAATTGCATGGCATATATAAATGTGAAAGTTTTGTCCGAAAATCCATAACTTCCATTGTCTCTGCATCATCTGGACATGCTAATGAAGTAACCTGATGCAGTTGATCTATTATATGTGGGAGTTTTTCTATTCATACTACATGGCATATCCTAAGAGCcggtcaatttttattttcattttttaaagtcctgagattagatttttttttttctttttcttcaataaagtcTCTGTTTTAAATTCTTGCATGTGATTTTTCAACTTGTTTAAcacttctattaatttttgctGTGTTAAACTTGCTTGAATTTGATGAACCCTTGCTGACAGTAATATGTGTCGTGGAATTCTGGTGGATTGCAGGCTGGGGAAGAACGTTTTTCCATTGAGTTAGATGAGAACAACCAAGTGTGGTATGAGAGAAAAATAGGTAACTAACATTAATTTtccaactatctagttaatagGTTCAGTTttgaaagtaattttttttctaacatcTCGAGCCTCAAAGAGTCGATTtagggcctataaatcgagtttttgagactcgattttcatgtatTGATCATGTCTGATGTGGATTTTTTTCCATGTAGAGCctacctggaaatcgagtcttagagactcgatttctaactcaaaaaaatttaaaaaaacttgaAGTCTCGTAGATaacccaaaataccaaaaaacaaatttaagaatCAATCCCAAAGGCTCAGATCAGAGCTTAGAGGCAaatcagagggagagaaagagctGGGTCGCGCGAGCCCAGGCAGCGCCATCCCAAAGGCTTAGATCAGAGCTTAGAGGCAGAGAAAGAGCTGGGTCTCGCGAGCCCAGGCTGCGCGCTGCCTGGGTCGCGCGAGCCCAGGTTGCGCGCTGCCTGGGTCGCGCGAGCCCAGGGGAGACCCAGGCGCTGGGTCTCGCGAGCCCAGGCGAGACCCAGGCCTGCCTGGGTCTCTCCTGGGCTCGCGCGACCTAGGCGCCGCTCTGCCTGGGCTCGCGCGACCCAGGCAGCGCGCGACCCACTTCGATCTGAAGCcgatctctctttctgtttctggttttttttttttctctgctttcTTCCTTGATGTTCTGGTTCCTCACtgatttggttttatatatgacccttagaaatcgagtcttagagactcgatttctgtCTACCCACGTGGAAAACTATGCCACGTCGGAAGAAATTAGAGCATAGAAATCGAGTGTTTGATGCTCGAGTTATtgcccaaaatcgagtttaaaagactCAAGAtgctagaaaaaaaattagttttgaaacCTTAACTACAAACTAGATAGTTAGGAAATTATGCCTAATTTCCCATTTCGTCCGTGGTATGAAATACTTTCCTTCTCAAAACCTGCCCACTTTTTGTCATTTATTGGGTATCCATATGTAATGCTAAGGCAAAGGTATTTTGCTCATCAATCTACCAATGCAGTTCTGAAACATATGACTGCTTCACAATCCTAATGTAAAAGCAAATGTAAATGAAAACTTGTCTTACAAAGACTTCATGTATTCTTCACTTATATTATTCTAGCAAACTATGCCATATTGCTGTGTTAATGCATCAAGATGATTGTTGATAACCCACTTTACATCCCTTAATTTTCgtaaaaattatttgaagagAATCATTTTAACATGACAACTTCATTATGAAAACCCTAGCAAACTGTATTTTGTTGTGGTCAAATATAGACTACAAGGCTTATGAACCTTAAGAAAAATACCATTTTCCTCAAAACAGGACTATAATTTAGGTGAAGCTTAAAACTGTTTCGGCAGGTgggaaataaaaggaaaactgaaaaatgaagggaaaagaaaaggaccTAAAGCATATGAACTTGAAAAATGATAAACAAGAGAAGAAATTTGGTACTCTAGCAAACAAATCAGGGATATTCTTTGCATTATATTTTGTCCAATCAAACTGATTACACAAGTAGACATGCCCACCCCATCTTCAAAAGTGTTTCTACATCATGATTATTGTGGAATTATGGTAAGGAGTAAGGATTAATCATGCTGACAACTTTTAGTGCTTCTACACAAAGCTCTTAGACTTGTTGGGAGGTTCTTTGGAGATGTTTGCATAACTGGATGATAGGAAGATGAGATGTGGAAGTTAATTGGGCAGTCATATGGGCTGAGGGGGAATAGTTTGAGAGGTGTATCACAAAACTTGCTTGGGCTGTTACTATCATATTTGGAGAGCAAAGGATGAAATAGGCCAGGGGGTTGTTGGAGTGAAAAGGGAATCTGTAAAGCATTAGATGCAGGATGTTGCTGCacaagaaaaaaagtaagagtttcatccaaaataaagttttgTGTTGCCTTTGGAGATTGAATTTCCCCTGTTTTAGGATGTATTTGCTGTTTGTGGGTTTCTTTTGTTgctactttcttcttcttctttgatttggGTCTGAAATATAGCTCTTGGTTGTTTGGGTTGACCTGTACTGTTCGCCTTTTGTctgaataaaattttctcattcatcaaaatgaaaaaaagactTGAGAGGTTCTCAGAAGCACAGGAGGATTCAAAATGTTCTTAAAGCTTAATCTTTTATCAGACTCTTGCATCTTATGTATTTCAAACAATATCAAGCCCTTGCGTTTGGCCTGCTAGAGGAGCCCTACTGGCTTACCATGTTTGGAGCATGGTTCAGCATCTAGGCCTGAGCATTTATGTGAGCAATATATGCCATTAACAATGCCAGTTATAAATTTACAGAACaggtatatattttttttgcccAACAAATTCAGCCATTTATTTCTCACTCAATACCCTAGACCTGATAAAATTGGGTTCCTTcaaaacattttgtttgttattagattctgcatttttaattttagaagaCATACAAGAGCTTGAGGCTCGTTTGGTTTGGCCATgactcaattttcataactcaatactcataactcaaactcaaaacccaTAACTCATAACCCAAACCTCACTTTATctcaaaaactttaaaattattgtttggtCACATAACTCAGTCACATAACTCACTTTTTGCCACCATAACTCATATttcagaaaatgaaaacaccaaaattctgttttcagtttccatcatccatcactcaaatttttgagttttgagtgatggaaacaacgCCCAAAAACCAAGTTAAACAAGATTTTTTCGGTGGGACCCACGTGTTTTGGAAACTcagtgatgaaaactgagtgatatcactcaaaaTCATGGTAATCCAAACAAGAAGATGGTCAAATTGTAAAAGGATCCTCCAATTATAACCTCTCCAATTATCACCACTCAAGAAAAGATATGCTTATCTACTCTTCAATTTAGTattttatacaaattattttaatcctCCCATTGTACCATACACATGATCCTCCTGACCAATACAATTAAGCCATTGTTAGTTTCAGTGACAATGGACTTCATAAAATTGGCAATTGATAAGTAATAACTTCTTTTTATTGGTTGGGAGAACCACATAAGTATAACCATACTCATATTGTAATGAATAATTTCTCCAGTCGTCATATATATCTTAAACATTTAGACCACTAATTTGCTGAATCAGTTGGACTACCAAAAACatgaacaaataaataaaaaggctaGGCCATGAGTAGATTTGTGAGAAAGTTCTATTTCTACACAAGCTTTAATATTTTACAGCCTGCTCAACATCTccattgaaatcaaattttcaatcaacATGGATTATCAAATAACAAGAATCAGCCACTGTGTCGGGCTGAAACCTGATTAACATCACAATCAATAAACAAAGTGACACAGGAGACATCACAAATAAAGCTAAATTCATAAAAGACAAACCAACATAGAGCAGTTCAAGGGCACtactataattaatttaaaaagacATCCATCAAGTAAAAATTTACCTAAACTCAACATTTAGATGAGGATTTGAGTTGAGCCAAGATGGGGGAAGCTGAAATAGATGACTCCAGTCTTGGAAATCTACAATCTCGCCAGTCTTCTGATCGAAGACACCATTGTCATCTTCATAAGTGAAGTAAATGCAATTCCCTATACATCCAGAGAATTCTGTAGCTGAAACAGAGAAGGAACTgtctttacccaaaaaaaaaactcgatcACCCAAATTCTCGACCGTAACCCAACGACCGCACTCTTGGTCCAGCTTATAAACATCGAAAGTAAATGTCTTAGGACAAACACGGTATTCACGGAGATGGTGGTCAAACCTCCTCTCTGTATCAAAGAACCTATCAACAACGTAGAGCTCTCCACGTGACTCCACCAAATGCTTCTGCTTTCCAAAACTCTCAAGTGGAGGCGAAACGTAAATATCTATCAGCTTCATTGATGAATCAATCCATGAAACTATTCCCCACTCATCAACAACATAGGGTTTTCCCTTGTATACAATAATGTCATCATAGTGACAGAGATCATCCACAAGGGTCCAATTTCTATCAAAATATTTCACATACCCCAATTTTCCTTCATTATATAAAGCGAAAATCACAGTGTCTTTAACAGAACTATTCCATACAGAGTCAGGAAACAACACTAGTTTATTCACACCAACAATAGGCATGCCACTACTATAAGATAGAAGTTCATATCCTTTGCTTACCTGGACAACTTGATAATCCAATAAGTTAAACCCTTTCGGAAAAGGAAACCTGAAATGGAGATTTGAAAGTggatttaaaagaaatttaaaaccaTATTCAACCTCTTCCACCTTGACCAACCAGCTCTTTGATGAACATGTTGAAGGGTTTGGATTAACATCATCAAGTAGCTTGAAACGATAGAAGGTTCTGCGAGAGACAAAGGCTATGCGAGCAGATCCGGCGGAAGGAAGGGGGAGAGGAAAAGGAGGCAATATACGTGGTGAAGGGATAGAGGATCGCCATGAAGCACAGACGCTGCGAAATCTTACAACATCGTTGCTATCTTGGTTGGCTTCTGCGATTGAACGCAAGAGTTCAATTGGAAGAGCAGACCAGTCGACACGTCTCTTACCCATATTTTCGTTGCTTGACTTATAGAGAGTGACATTGCAAGATAGAGAAAGAAGACCCAAaccaacttcttttttttgggggcaaaAGTCCAAACCAACACAAGCAAAAATTCTGTGTTTTGGGAACTACCCAAACTgaccctctttttttttgttaattaacgtacttttagtaaaattaagaaattaaaataataaaggtaaaTTTCACAAACTTACCTGAGGTCGGTGGTAATACCTAAACAATTTAAAACTTACCGATTTGATCCTCAAAAGACCATTTTGTCGCCAAGTTTCAttgtctcttctttctctctcctatcTCGTTAGAGTTCTCTCTCTAACCGGTGAAACCGATGAGTTTTGGTCACCGGAAATACCACCCAGCAAAAGACTTCCCGATTCCCAATGCAGGTTTGAGTCGTTTGACGCTATCAGTGCTGTTTAACGGACTCTCGTCTCGCCCCTCTCAGATCGGAACCCACGCGGTGGTGATGGTGCTTCGATATGGATCTTGCCAACAACAGACTCTCTCATCCACTTTGTGGCAGCGTCGTTGATCGTGGCATGGCTTTTGGATTTCGGATTTGGGTAGTCTTTCTTCAGGAAGACGACGAAGCCGATGGtgtgtttttttagttttcattttgttggtttttttttttttttgggtttctattGGTTTGAAGGGGATATTTTTCTGTGATTTTTGCTGGTGTGTTTTTGGTCGTGTCTCGCAAGGCAGAGCCTAGATGGAGCACTCTTGACAGATATCTAAAATGAAGTCTTTTGATCGGCTTCAAATATTTGCTGGCAAGGTGTATTTTAAGGCAAGGGCTGGAGGCCGGTGTATTTTAAAATGGATAACACTTGTTTTTTGTCTTCTTCAAATATCTGAAgcagagagagaagagagagttaTACCTTTTGCATATACAAGTAGTATACTGTTTCTTTCAAAAATCTTCTCCCTTCTTTCTTTCCGTACGTGTAATAATACTTagttttcacccaaaaaaaaaaaaaaaaacagagaagagagaggtTTGTTGGTGTTGGCACACACATTTAAAcatttgttttccatttttaaaCAGTATTCACATTCCCACATACCTTTTTATctatatttgtttaaaaaaaaataaatacggTTATTTAAACATACTTACCAAAAGACGCTTCACTTTTGAGAGTGAGAGACGAGAGAGAACAGAGAGTTTGTATGTTTAGGTGTTTAGGGGCAAAGTTGTCTTTTGAATACTAAATAGGtgggttttaaaatgttttgggcCCCTCCCAATCATACTaaattgtaattcaatttttttaatgtatttctGGGCTATATTTATAAAGTTATATAACTTAAGAGTTCATAGTCTTACTCACAGTCACCGCTTCACCGAAAGTAAAAATGGAAATACATACGCTAGTGTCGTCTCGTCGCAACAAAACTGAAACCCAACCTTGAGCTTCTTCGAACAGAGAAGGTAAAAACTGTAGgcaattttgttgttgtttcatttttgtagttaaTAATGTCTTAATCAAACTCAGTCAATCCCTATTAGTTGTAATTCTAACGCACAATTATCTTCCTCTTCAAATTCGAGCTGCCTTCACACCTTTCTCCAGTTtcgctttatttatttatttattaaaagttaatatttgaattatttcaTCGTTGCAAGTCTGCCATTTTGTTGGTTCGTTTAGTGAAAGAGAATGATTTTCATGTAATTTGTTAAATTAAGTCCTGAAAACCAGCAGggattttatttatctattagtTTTTGCAATGAATAGGATTATGTCCAGTGATATGATTTTTGACAAAATAGAATAACGGAAAAGAATACACATATCTGACCCTGACTAATTTGTTGAGAATTCATAGCCGACCCCAAAAATTTGGAACTAAAGCTTGGTTGTAGTTGTAGAAAGGTGGAGAAGAATGAATACATATGAACTATGCCATTAGTCTGTTGCAATTCATACTGGGCCCTATAGTTTTGGGACGAAggcttttttgttgttgattacGTAGAGCGCTGTTTTTTTTAACTACTCCACCCTATTGCAATTCTTATGGTTGCATTTGGATGTGAGGATGAAAAAAATCAAGAGGTTTGAGTAGCAACTTTCAGTCCAAATAGTTTGATATGAAATTTACTaatatatgattgttttgagatttttgttttggatgaACGAGCAAAACCTTTACCGAGCTACTGAGGGGAAGAGCTTTTTAAGTACAGAGAAAAGAAATTCCCCAAATACAGCAAACTGTTCTATTCaacataaaaatagaattacaaTAACTTCCACTAGTCTTAACTCTACTCTTAACTTCGCATCTTATCATTCTCTCAATGCCTTCCTCAGAACTAATTTTCCCTTGGTGAATTACTGCATTACTTTGCTGCTAAATATGATAAACAGCAGACTGTAAAGCTATTCTGCATATCATAGATATGAGTATTTTTTCCTTTCGATTGAGCCTGTCCCCAAGCTATAATGTTGTCTCAATGGGACTTGGGATACTTGACAAGGTATAACACATGTTATTGTTCCAGATCCCTTTGGGAAAAAGGGCATTCAAAGAAGAGCTCTGCTTGCTAATCTGAACCTGCATATGGGACAGTGAGCATCAGCACCGAAGCCCCACTGCAACTGAAATTATAACGTTCTAGATTGTTTTGAGTTATAGTTTAAACTTTCAAATCACTCGTGGTATGAATTTGAAATAACATCATGCCCTTTCAAACCTGCATTTAGTCAATGAATTTcattaatacaaaaaaattgtacctTTTCATATAATTATTACATGGTATATGGGccatataattattatttgttcaaCATGTGGCACTTCATAATTATCATCTGATGATTATCGATATATTTGACAGAGATGGTTTTCTTGTGCTGGGCTCGTCCATCTCCTCAAGAACAGAAGGCCTGCATCAACAAGTATGAGAACTTCAATTTGACTAAAGTCTTGTGTCAATGAAATGAAATCTTTATTGTTAGATTTTCTAATCTAAACTGATGTCCGATGTTTATCATTAGGTCAGGTGCATTCAACTATGAGGCTAAATTCAGAGGAGCTACTGCTAAGCCCCTGTCTTGCCTCCAAGAAGATAAAGAGCTCTCAAAAGATGGTTTCTTACTGAACCATGCACGTGTGTTAGTTGGCTCCGGTCTTGAGACTTTTGAAAAGGGTAAAAGCGCTCTACAAACTTGGAGGTGCGtggatatttttatatttttagaggtagaaaattttaattagggAAATCCAAATTCTAAGATTAATATGATTATTACAGGCATTTTGGATTGGATTGGGCATTTGTTGATTCTAAAACTCCAATTCAGAATGGAGTCAAGTTCTGTGTTTGTCTCAAGGAGTTTCTCCCATGGATGATGATGCCACTGCAGGTTGTGTATGTAAATGACAAGAGAAAGGCTAACAAGGCCATGAtgtcatttggttttggaaGCGGTACCCTTCAAGGTCACCTACTGGTTTGTGCCTTTTCATATATTACTCATATTTTATAGCTATAAGCCTTTAAGGTTGTTTccatatttttagaaatagagATCAGAATTTAGGTTGGAAGGAATGGTTTTAACAATGGCTGTGACTGGATGACTTGAGCTTTATTTTcctaataatattttcataagaGTTGTCTGTGGTCCTTGGATCAGGTGGCCCCTTTTTCCAggtagtttctctctctctctctcttgtttgctccctatttgttttaatgtTTGGCTCTTTGGAAGATTTGTTCTATATCTAAGAGGTGACTTATCATCGTGTCTGTGGAGATCTAATCATTTATCTATCCATTTTTGGCTCTGATGCCCCAAAACATCAACCATTTTCTATTTGTGTGTTGGACTGCCGAACAATTCCTTGCAACTTCTTTAAAGTagaattatttgttattatatgTTAGACCATAGCATAACCAAGTTGGCATggtatatatcatatatgtgaTAGTTTGGTCGAAAGCTCCTGCACTTGCTTTGCTGTATGTTATCTTGCAAATTCAAGCTTTTGCAATTGCATGGCATATATAAATGTGATAGTTTTGTCCGAAAATCCATAACTTCGATTGTCTCTGCACCATCTGGACATGCTAATGAAGTAACCTGCTGCAGTTGATCTATTATATGTGGGAGTTTTTCTATTCATATTATGTGGCATATCCTAAGAGAtggtcaatttttattttcattttcattttttaaagtcctgagattagattttttttttcatttcttcaaTAAAGTCTCTGTTTTAAATTCTTGCATGTGATTTTTCACCTTGTTTAAcacttctattaatttttgttgtgttaaaCCTGCCTGAATTTGATGAACCCTTGCTGAAAGTAATATGTGTCGTGGAATTTTGGAGGATTGCAGGCTGGGGAAGAACGTTTTTCCATTGAGTTAGACGAGAACAACCAAGTGTGGTATGAAATAATTTCCTTCTCAAAACCTGCCCACTTTTTGTCATTTATTGGGTATCCATATGTAATGCTAAGGCAAAAGTATTTTGCTCATCAATCTACCCATGCAGTTCTGAAACATATGACTGCTTCACAATCCTAATGTAAAAGCAAATGTAAATGAAAACTTGTCTTACAAAGACTTCATGTATTCTTCACTTATATTATTCTAGCAAACTATGCCATTTTGCTGTGTTAATGCATCAAGATGATTGTTGATAACCCACTTTACATCccttaatttttgtaaaaattatttgaagagAATCATTTTAACATGTAAAACTTCATTATGAAAACACTAGCAAACTGTATTTTATTGTGGTCAAATATAGACTACAAGGCTTAAGAACCTAAAGAAAAATACCATTTTCCTCAAAACAGGACTATAATTTAGGTGAAGCTTAAAACTGTTTTGGCAGGTGggaaataaaaggaaacagaaaaatgaagggaaaagaaaaggaaggtaTAGCTTATGCTACATTCTGTAAACAACAGCATACAGGACCTAAAGCATATCAACttgaaaaatgataaataaaagaagaaatttgtTACTCTAGCAAACAAATCAGGGATATTCTTTGCACTATATTTTGTCCAATCAAACTGATTACGCAAGTAGACATGCCCACCCCATCTTCAAAAGTGTTTCTACATCATGATTATTGTGGAATTATGGTAAGGAGTAGGATTAATCATTTTGACAACTCTTAGTGCTTCTACACAAAGCTCTTAGACTTGTTGGGAGGTTCTTTGGAGATGTTTGCATAACTGGATGATAGGAAGATGAGATGTGGAAGTTAATTGGGCAGTCATATGGGCTGAGGGGGAATAGTTTGAGAGGTGTATCACAAAACTTGCTTGGGCTGTTACTATCATATTTGGAGAGCAAAGGATGAAATAGGCCATGGGGGTTGTTGGAGTGAAAAGGGAATCTGTAAAGCATTAGATGCAGGACGTTGCTGCAcaataaaaaaagtaagagtTCCGTCCAAAATAAAGTTTTGTGTTGCCTTTGGAGATTGAATTTCCCCTGTTTTAGGATGTATTTGCTGTTTGTTGGGGTGGGAGTTAAAGCTGTGGGTTTCTTTTGTTGctactttatttttcttctttgatttggGTCTGAAATATAGCTCTTGGTTGTTTGGGTTGATCTGTACTGTTCGCCTTTTGTctgaataaaattttctctttcaccaaaatgaaaaaaagactTTAGAGGTTCTCAGAAGCACTGGAGGATTCAAAATGTTCTTAAAGCTTAATCTTTTATCAGACTCTTGCATCTTATGTATTTCAAACAATATCAAGCCTTTGCGTTTGCCCTGCTAGAGGAGCCCTACTGGCTTACCATGTTTGGAGCATGGTTCAGCATCTAAGCCTGAGCATTTGGGTGAGCAACATATGCCATTAACAATGCCAGTTATCAATTTATAGAAcagctatatttttttttttgttgctaacAAATTCAGCCATTTATTTCTCACTCAATACCCTAGACCAGATAAAATTGGGTTCCTTcaaaacattttgtttgttattagattctgcattttttattttagaagacATACAAGAGCTTCAGCCTTGCAGTTCCATAATTCAtcaatttgaactttgaacttcTCCTGGAAAGACAGTTTGCCAAGAAGATGGTCAAATTGTAAAAGGATCCCCCAATTATAACCTCTCCAATTATCACCactgaagaaaaaagatatgCTTATCTGCTCTTCAATTTAGTATTTatgcaaaatattttaattctcCCATTGTACCATACGCATGATCCTCCTAACCAATACAATTAAGCCACTGTGAGTTTCAGTGACAATGGATTTCATAaattgataagtaataagttcttctatttttgttgGGAGAACCACATAAGTATAACCATACTCCTATTGTAATGAACAATTTCTCCAGTCCGTCATATATATCTTGAACATTTCCACCACAAATTGGCTGGATCTGTTAGACTACCAAAAACatgaacaaataaataaaaaggctaGGCCATGAATAGATTTGTGAGAAAGTTCAATTTCTGCACAAGTTCTAATATTTTACAGCCTGCTCAACATCTccattgaaatcaaattttcaatcaacATGGATTATCAAATGACAAGAATCAACCACTGTGTCAGGCTGAAACCTGATTAATATCACAATCAATAAACAAAGTGACACAGGAGACATCACAAATAAAGCTAAATTCATTAAAGACACACCAACATAGAGCAGTTCAAGGGCACTACTATCTCATgctaaattaatttaaaaagacACCCACCAAGTAAAAATTTACTTAAACTCAACATTTAGATGAAGATTTTGAGCTGAGCCAAGATGGGGGAGGCCAAATTAGATGACACCGGTCTTGGAAATCTACAATTCTGCCAATCTTCTGATTCTCAAAGTAGAAGACACCAATGTCATTTTCATCAGTGAAGTAAACGCAATTCCCTTTACATCCAGAGAATTCTGTAGCTGAAACAGAGAAGGAACTgtctttacccaaaaaaaaaacttgatcacCCAAATTCTTGACCATAACCCAACGACCCCACTCCTGGTCCAGCTTATAAACTTCGATATTAACTGTCTTAGGACAAAGACGGTATCTACGGAGATCGTGGTCAAACCTCCTCTCTCTATCAAAGAACCTATCAACAACGTAGAGCTCTCCACATGACTCCACCAGATGCTTCTGGTTTCCCAAACCACAAAGTGGAGGCGAAAATTGTATCAGCTTCATTGATGAATCAATCCATGAAACTGTTCCCAATCTATCAACAACATAGGATTGTCCCTTGTATACAGTAATGTCATCATAATAAAAGTTGTGATCATCTACAAAGGTCCAATTCTCGTCTCCATATTTCACATACCCCAACTTTCCTTCATGAAATAACCCGAAAATCAATTTGTCTTCAACACAACTAGTCCACGCAGAGTTAGGAAACAACACAAGTTTATTCACACCAGCAATATTCATGCCACTACTCTTTTGAAGTTTATATGCTTTGCCTACCTCGACAACTCGAAAATCCAATAAGTTAATCACTTTTGGAAAGTAGTCTGGGAGAAACCTGATATGGAGGCTTGAAAGTGGATTCAAAAGACGCACTCGACCAGGTTCAAACTCTTCCACCTTGACCAACCAGCTCTTTGATGAACATGTTGAAAGGTTTGGATTATCATCGGGTGGCTCGAGACGGTAGATGGTACTTTGAGAGAGAAAGGATTGGCCTCCAGCTGAGTTGATGGGGTAAGGAAAAGGGAGAAGCAAAGGAGAAGATATCCCACGTAGTGGAGGGATAGAGGATCTCCATGAAGCACAGACGCTGCGAAATCTTACAACATCGATGCGAGCTTGGACGGTTTTTCCGATTAAAGGCAAGAGTTCCATTGGAAGAGCAGACCAGTCGACCTCTCTCTCACCCATATTTTCGTTGCTTGACTTAGAGAATGACTTTGCaggcaaaaagagaaaaaagatcaAAAGCAACCTTATCTCTATACATAAAAAGCGCGAATGCGCTAAAGCTACAGTAACAAAAACAGtaatttggtttgttcaatCATGGCGGCGAAAGTCTTTCGCCgactcttttctctttttatttatttatttattttttta contains:
- the LOC115994636 gene encoding putative F-box protein At1g65770, with the translated sequence MGKRRVDWSALPIELLRSIAEANQDSNDVVRFRSVCASWRSSIPSPRILPPFPLPLPSAGSARIAFVSRRTFYRFKLLDDVNPNPSTCSSKSWLVKVEEVEYGFKFLLNPLSNLHFRFPFPKGFNLLDYQVVQVSKGYELLSYSSGMPIVGVNKLVLFPDSVWNSSVKDTVIFALYNEGKLGYVKYFDRNWTLVDDLCHYDDIIVYKGKPYVVDEWGIVSWIDSSMKLIDIYVSPPLESFGKQKHLVESRGELYVVDRFFDTERRFDHHLREYRVCPKTFTFDVYKLDQECGRWVTVENLGDRVFFLGKDSSFSVSATEFSGCIGNCIYFTYEDDNGVFDQKTGEIVDFQDWSHLFQLPPSWLNSNPHLNVEFR
- the LOC115994637 gene encoding UPF0548 protein At2g17695-like isoform X2; this translates as MVFLCWARPSPQEQKACINKSGAFNYEAKFRGATAKPLSCLQEDKELSKDGFLLNHARVLVGSGLETFEKGKSALQTWRHFGLDWAFVDSKTPIQNGVKFCVCLKEFLPWMMMPLQVVYVNDKRKANKAMMSFGFGSGTLQGHLLVAPFSRLGKNVFPLS
- the LOC115994635 gene encoding putative F-box protein At1g65770, with translation MGEREVDWSALPMELLPLIGKTVQARIDVVRFRSVCASWRSSIPPLRGISSPLLLPFPYPINSAGGQSFLSQSTIYRLEPPDDNPNLSTCSSKSWLVKVEEFEPGRVRLLNPLSSLHIRFLPDYFPKVINLLDFRVVEVGKAYKLQKSSGMNIAGVNKLVLFPNSAWTSCVEDKLIFGLFHEGKLGYVKYGDENWTFVDDHNFYYDDITVYKGQSYVVDRLGTVSWIDSSMKLIQFSPPLCGLGNQKHLVESCGELYVVDRFFDRERRFDHDLRRYRLCPKTVNIEVYKLDQEWGRWVMVKNLGDQVFFLGKDSSFSVSATEFSGCKGNCVYFTDENDIGVFYFENQKIGRIVDFQDRCHLIWPPPSWLSSKSSSKC
- the LOC115994637 gene encoding UPF0548 protein At2g17695-like isoform X1; amino-acid sequence: MVFLCWARPSPQEQKACINKSGAFNYEAKFRGATAKPLSCLQEDKELSKDGFLLNHARVLVGSGLETFEKGKSALQTWRHFGLDWAFVDSKTPIQNGVKFCVCLKEFLPWMMMPLQVVYVNDKRKANKAMMSFGFGSGTLQGHLLAGEERFSIELDENNQVWYEIISFSKPAHFLSFIGYPYVMLRQKYFAHQSTHAVLKHMTASQS